In a single window of the Novosphingobium sp. IK01 genome:
- a CDS encoding methyl-accepting chemotaxis protein produces MAAHWPGFSNLPELAAMYYFQIAATLISLVAAALALIATMAGHKRRTGPDPETQSAPEPPAAAPPAAAPVEASPVEAPPVEAPIAPPPRDARLDARPEPQPASSPVPRSPATGLPMASTPLERMASAHQAIRQGMDTITSACADLSARQHHQDSAFDQAAQAVDGCLDLARSAAQSASRMGGLVALIDDIAFQTNLVALNAGVEASRAGESGQGFALVAAQARDLARRCAEGAREAKAMALNDPDQIAAILALTDKAAAALQTARNHSESLPLPHGQAMGPGLAMEQGWPLPGLDACLAPFAPLLAPSPAGLQ; encoded by the coding sequence GTGGCCGCACACTGGCCCGGCTTTTCCAACCTGCCGGAGCTTGCCGCCATGTACTATTTCCAGATCGCCGCAACGCTGATTTCGCTGGTCGCCGCCGCACTGGCGCTGATCGCCACGATGGCCGGGCACAAGCGCCGAACAGGCCCCGATCCCGAAACACAGAGTGCCCCCGAACCGCCCGCCGCTGCTCCGCCCGCCGCTGCTCCAGTCGAGGCTTCCCCGGTCGAGGCCCCGCCCGTCGAGGCACCGATCGCTCCTCCCCCCAGAGACGCCCGACTCGACGCCCGGCCCGAACCCCAGCCCGCATCTTCTCCGGTCCCCCGGTCCCCCGCGACCGGTCTTCCCATGGCCTCCACCCCGCTCGAACGCATGGCCAGCGCCCATCAGGCGATCCGGCAGGGCATGGACACCATCACCTCGGCCTGCGCCGACCTGTCGGCACGCCAACACCATCAGGACAGCGCCTTCGATCAGGCCGCGCAGGCCGTGGACGGCTGCCTCGACCTCGCCCGGTCCGCCGCGCAGAGCGCCAGCCGCATGGGCGGCCTTGTCGCCCTGATCGACGACATCGCCTTCCAGACCAACCTCGTCGCGCTCAATGCCGGGGTCGAAGCCTCGCGCGCGGGGGAAAGCGGGCAAGGCTTCGCGCTGGTGGCCGCACAGGCCCGCGATCTGGCCCGCCGCTGCGCCGAAGGCGCGCGCGAGGCCAAGGCCATGGCCCTCAACGATCCCGACCAGATCGCCGCGATCCTTGCCCTGACCGACAAGGCCGCCGCCGCCCTGCAAACCGCGCGCAACCACAGCGAAAGCCTGCCCCTGCCCCATGGACAGGCCATGGGACCGGGTTTGGCCATGGAACAGGGATGGCCCCTGCCCGGCCTCGATGCCTGCCTGGCCCCGTTCGCCCCGCTCTTGGCCCCTTCCCCGGCCGGGCTTCAATAA
- the ftsE gene encoding cell division ATP-binding protein FtsE — protein sequence MNQPAAEIVQFDNVGLRYGAGREVLADVSFTLYPGCFYFLTGASGAGKTSLLRMLYLAQRPSRGLIRMFGTDAITLPRERLPGFRRRIGVVFQDFRLVPHLSAWDNVALPLRVAGQAERDIAKPVTDMLEWVGLGDRIHARPATLSGGEQQRVAIARAVIARPDILVADEPTGNVDPDMAIKLLRLFESLNRLGTTVVVATHDLHLIRKVPDSLIMRLDKGKLADPTGALRYPPRRPVGPGPGIIDAAALP from the coding sequence ATGAACCAGCCTGCCGCCGAGATTGTCCAGTTCGACAATGTCGGACTGCGCTATGGGGCCGGACGCGAGGTTCTGGCCGATGTCTCGTTCACGCTCTATCCGGGCTGCTTCTACTTCCTGACCGGCGCCAGCGGCGCGGGCAAGACCAGCCTTTTGCGCATGCTCTACCTCGCCCAGCGCCCCTCGCGCGGGCTGATCCGCATGTTCGGCACCGATGCCATCACCCTCCCGCGCGAGCGCCTGCCCGGCTTTCGCCGCCGCATCGGGGTGGTTTTCCAGGATTTCCGCCTCGTCCCCCATCTTTCGGCGTGGGACAATGTCGCCCTGCCCCTGCGCGTGGCCGGACAGGCCGAGCGCGACATTGCCAAGCCCGTCACCGACATGCTCGAATGGGTGGGGCTGGGGGATCGCATCCACGCCCGCCCGGCCACGCTCTCGGGCGGGGAACAACAGCGCGTGGCCATCGCCCGCGCGGTGATCGCCCGGCCCGACATCCTCGTGGCCGACGAACCGACCGGCAACGTCGACCCGGACATGGCGATCAAGCTGCTGCGCCTGTTCGAAAGCCTCAACCGGCTGGGCACCACGGTGGTTGTCGCCACCCACGACCTCCACCTGATCCGCAAGGTGCCCGATTCGCTGATCATGCGGCTCGACAAGGGCAAGCTGGCCGATCCCACCGGCGCCTTGCGCTATCCCCCGCGCCGCCCGGTCGGACCGGGGCCGGGGATCATCGATGCGGCAGCCCTTCCATGA
- the bioB gene encoding biotin synthase BioB: MSDLATLEAPATTAPVRTDWSREEIAALFDLPFTELVFRAAQVHRERHAADEVQLCTLLSIKTGGCPEDCGYCSQSVKAESGVPASKLMEVQAVLQSAAQARDAGSKRFCMGAAWRNPKDRDMDAIVEMVKGVREMGMETCMTLGMLTPEQTARLAEAGLDYYNHNIDTSPERYGDVITTRSFQDRLDTLSRVREAGINVCSGGIVGMGETRSDRVGFVHALATLEQHPESVPVNALVPVKGTVLGDMLADTPLAKIDDIEFVRTVAVARITMPLSMVRLSAGRESMSEATQALCFLAGANSIFTGDKLLTAPNAGDDSDAAMFARLGLKPMEGEEPMRAAKAQVGGCKGGCAA; this comes from the coding sequence ATGTCCGACCTTGCCACTCTCGAAGCCCCCGCCACCACGGCGCCGGTGCGCACCGACTGGAGCCGCGAGGAAATCGCCGCGCTGTTCGACCTGCCCTTCACCGAACTGGTCTTCCGTGCCGCGCAGGTTCACCGCGAACGCCACGCCGCCGATGAAGTGCAGCTGTGCACGCTGCTCTCAATCAAGACCGGCGGCTGCCCCGAGGATTGCGGCTATTGCTCGCAGAGCGTCAAGGCCGAAAGCGGCGTTCCGGCCAGCAAGCTGATGGAAGTGCAGGCCGTGCTGCAATCGGCAGCCCAGGCGCGCGATGCGGGCTCCAAGCGTTTCTGCATGGGCGCAGCCTGGCGCAACCCCAAGGACCGCGACATGGACGCCATCGTCGAGATGGTGAAGGGCGTGCGCGAAATGGGCATGGAAACCTGCATGACGCTGGGCATGCTGACCCCTGAACAGACCGCGCGCCTCGCCGAGGCGGGTCTCGATTACTACAACCACAACATCGACACTTCGCCCGAACGCTATGGCGACGTGATCACCACCCGCAGCTTCCAGGACCGCCTCGACACGCTCTCGCGCGTGCGCGAAGCGGGCATCAATGTCTGCTCGGGCGGGATCGTGGGCATGGGCGAGACCCGTTCGGACCGCGTCGGCTTCGTCCACGCGCTCGCCACCCTCGAACAGCACCCCGAAAGCGTGCCGGTCAACGCGCTCGTGCCGGTCAAGGGCACCGTGCTGGGCGACATGCTGGCCGATACCCCGCTGGCCAAGATCGACGACATCGAATTCGTGCGCACCGTGGCGGTCGCGCGGATCACCATGCCGCTCTCGATGGTGCGCCTCTCGGCGGGCCGCGAAAGCATGAGCGAGGCGACCCAGGCGCTGTGCTTCCTGGCCGGGGCCAACTCGATCTTCACCGGCGACAAGCTGCTGACCGCCCCCAACGCGGGCGACGACAGCGACGCGGCCATGTTCGCACGCCTCGGCCTCAAGCCGATGGAAGGCGAGGAACCGATGCGGGCGGCCAAGGCACAGGTCGGCGGTTGTAAGGGCGGCTGCGCGGCCTGA
- a CDS encoding MJ0042-type zinc finger domain-containing protein, protein MIIACPACATRYVVPDSAIGVDGRTVRCAKCRHSWFQAGPELPPREPVAEAAPAAVASPLSEAARPEPARPEPAPAAQAPQPAAQAASGPQAPPAPAERIDRPDMAGSNTAGSNMAGSNMTGADGAGAAGSGEFVSAMSSFEHQPPFRPRRNPARLWTAAGVTFAVAVAVMIALVSWLGLPDWLPVSRPTFGNGPSDLVLSFPPARQDRRTLPNGTEYFGASGTVTNVGKDLREVPAIQIVLRDAKNRIVYTWDVAPPRDKLRPGESATINEAVTDVPASAKVAEIGWKPE, encoded by the coding sequence ATGATCATCGCCTGTCCCGCCTGCGCGACGCGTTATGTCGTTCCCGACAGCGCGATCGGTGTGGACGGCCGCACCGTGCGCTGTGCCAAGTGCCGGCACAGCTGGTTCCAGGCCGGTCCAGAACTGCCGCCCCGCGAGCCGGTGGCGGAGGCGGCGCCTGCTGCCGTGGCCAGCCCGCTTTCTGAAGCGGCCCGACCTGAACCTGCCCGGCCCGAACCCGCACCAGCCGCACAAGCGCCGCAGCCTGCCGCTCAGGCCGCCTCCGGCCCGCAGGCCCCGCCTGCTCCGGCTGAGCGGATCGACCGGCCCGATATGGCCGGCTCCAACACGGCTGGCTCCAACATGGCTGGCTCCAACATGACTGGGGCCGATGGGGCGGGCGCTGCCGGATCGGGCGAGTTTGTTTCGGCGATGTCGAGCTTCGAGCATCAGCCCCCGTTCCGTCCCCGCCGCAATCCGGCCCGCCTGTGGACGGCTGCCGGGGTGACCTTTGCGGTGGCCGTGGCGGTGATGATCGCGCTGGTCTCGTGGCTGGGCCTGCCCGACTGGCTGCCGGTCAGCCGTCCGACTTTCGGCAACGGGCCGTCCGATCTCGTGCTTTCGTTCCCCCCGGCGCGGCAGGACCGCCGCACGCTGCCCAACGGCACCGAATATTTCGGGGCGAGCGGGACGGTGACGAACGTGGGCAAGGACTTGCGCGAGGTGCCCGCGATCCAGATCGTACTGCGCGATGCGAAGAACCGCATCGTCTACACCTGGGACGTGGCCCCCCCGCGCGACAAGCTGCGTCCGGGTGAAAGCGCGACGATCAACGAAGCCGTCACCGACGTGCCCGCCAGCGCCAAAGTGGCCGAGATCGGCTGGAAGCCCGAATAA
- a CDS encoding lysophospholipid acyltransferase family protein — protein MQESKMPPPATPIRDRPATPGEVLRSLVFYLLFYSYTVIMLLVLSVSLRLAPRSIFPMVRGWTSAHRWLVRHVLGIRVEVEGHPVEGPALYALRHESFFEAIDLPELLYRPSVFAKMELMRLPVWGKGGWVYGLIGVERDAGAKALRSMLSYARARLAEGRPLAIFPEGTRVPSGERYPLQSGFAGLYKLLALPVVPVSVHSGPLYHRTWKRRGTIRYVIGKPIPPGLPREEVEARVLDVIAPPATPA, from the coding sequence ATGCAAGAAAGCAAGATGCCGCCCCCGGCGACCCCCATCCGCGACCGGCCCGCCACCCCCGGCGAAGTGCTGCGCAGCCTGGTCTTCTACCTGCTGTTCTACAGCTACACCGTGATCATGCTGCTGGTGCTGTCCGTTTCGCTGCGGCTGGCCCCGCGCAGCATCTTCCCGATGGTGCGCGGGTGGACATCGGCGCACCGCTGGCTGGTGCGCCATGTGCTGGGCATCCGGGTCGAAGTCGAAGGCCATCCGGTCGAAGGCCCCGCGCTCTATGCGCTGCGCCACGAAAGCTTCTTCGAGGCGATCGACCTTCCCGAACTGCTCTACCGCCCCAGCGTCTTTGCCAAGATGGAACTGATGCGCCTGCCGGTCTGGGGCAAGGGCGGCTGGGTCTACGGGCTGATCGGGGTGGAGCGCGACGCGGGCGCCAAGGCCCTGCGCTCGATGCTGTCCTATGCCCGTGCACGGCTGGCCGAAGGGCGCCCGCTGGCGATCTTCCCGGAAGGCACGCGCGTTCCCTCGGGCGAGCGCTATCCGCTGCAATCGGGCTTTGCCGGGCTCTACAAGCTGCTCGCCCTGCCGGTCGTGCCGGTTTCGGTCCACAGCGGGCCGCTCTACCACCGCACATGGAAGCGCCGCGGCACGATCCGCTACGTGATCGGCAAGCCGATCCCCCCCGGCCTCCCGCGCGAGGAAGTCGAGGCGCGGGTGCTGGATGTCATCGCCCCCCCGGCTACTCCCGCATGA
- a CDS encoding cell division protein FtsX, producing the protein MKRLIDTLGRALGRTLGGAFGGGGESPLLPEARLSGPMPWVIAIMIGLTVVAAASALALRHAAQAASADLEGGVTVQIVTAAPHERERQAAAALALLRHTPGVASASAVPQQQLDALVEPWLGARAGDDLDALPIPALIDVRLDGPASPRRLDALRGAIVRAAPTARVDAQSSWLAPVFHAIGTLQWAAGGMIALFAFATASAVLLAARNALGIHRETIEVVHMLGATDVQIARVFQRSMATDAALGGVVGLMAGVVTVLGLGRQFATLGSGMVAQGALAWTDWTALAMIPIAGVLLVMVTARLTVLSALRRML; encoded by the coding sequence ATGAAACGCCTGATCGACACGCTGGGCCGTGCGCTAGGCCGCACGCTGGGCGGGGCCTTTGGCGGCGGCGGCGAATCCCCGCTCCTGCCCGAGGCGCGCCTGTCGGGCCCGATGCCCTGGGTCATCGCGATCATGATCGGGCTGACCGTCGTGGCCGCAGCCAGCGCGCTGGCGCTGCGCCACGCCGCACAGGCCGCCAGCGCCGACCTCGAAGGCGGGGTCACGGTCCAGATCGTCACCGCCGCCCCGCACGAGCGCGAGCGTCAGGCGGCCGCCGCGCTCGCCCTGCTGCGCCACACCCCCGGCGTCGCCAGCGCCAGCGCCGTGCCCCAGCAGCAACTCGACGCCCTCGTCGAACCCTGGCTGGGCGCGCGCGCGGGCGACGATCTCGATGCCCTGCCGATCCCCGCGCTGATCGATGTCCGGCTCGACGGCCCGGCCAGCCCGCGCCGGCTCGATGCCCTGCGCGGCGCCATCGTGCGCGCGGCGCCCACCGCCCGCGTCGATGCGCAATCGAGCTGGCTGGCTCCGGTTTTCCACGCCATCGGCACGCTGCAATGGGCGGCAGGCGGCATGATCGCGCTGTTCGCCTTCGCCACGGCCTCGGCAGTGCTGCTCGCCGCGCGCAATGCGCTGGGCATCCACCGCGAGACGATCGAGGTCGTCCACATGCTGGGCGCCACCGATGTCCAGATCGCGCGGGTGTTCCAGCGCTCGATGGCGACCGACGCCGCGCTGGGCGGGGTCGTGGGGCTGATGGCGGGCGTGGTCACGGTGCTCGGGCTCGGTCGGCAGTTTGCGACGTTGGGCTCGGGCATGGTAGCGCAAGGCGCGCTGGCCTGGACCGACTGGACGGCGCTGGCCATGATTCCGATTGCGGGGGTCTTGCTGGTGATGGTCACCGCACGCCTCACCGTACTCTCGGCCCTGAGGCGCATGCTGTGA
- a CDS encoding 8-amino-7-oxononanoate synthase, with protein sequence MEPLEATQLWQAQAADLAALAGKARLRTLAPRTGIDFASNDYLGLSGAPRLRAALAEALARGVPTGSGGSRLLRGNDPEHEALEAEAAAFFGCESTLWFGAGYAANVALIATLPQRDDLIIYDELIHASVHEGLRLARAATVMAAHNDADAFEDAARQWRAAGHKGRIWLAVESLYSMDGDRAPLDDLAQVARRHGGILVIDEAHATGVFGPEGRGLAAHLDGRPDVICLRTCGKALGAEGALVCGPAIVRDFLVNRGRPFIFSTAPSPLMASAVREALRICADEPERRAALAALIDHAATVLGPLGATVSGTQVMPLIVGEDARTMALAAHLQAAGFDVRGIRPPTVPAGTSRLRISLTLNATPGDVDALAAALREVL encoded by the coding sequence ATGGAACCGTTAGAAGCCACGCAGCTGTGGCAGGCCCAGGCCGCCGATCTGGCGGCGCTGGCGGGCAAGGCGCGCCTGCGCACTCTGGCGCCGCGCACCGGGATCGACTTCGCCTCGAACGACTATCTGGGTCTTTCGGGCGCGCCCCGCCTGCGCGCCGCGCTGGCCGAGGCCCTCGCACGTGGGGTGCCCACCGGCTCGGGCGGCTCGCGCCTGCTGCGCGGCAACGATCCCGAGCACGAGGCCCTCGAAGCCGAGGCCGCCGCCTTCTTCGGCTGCGAAAGCACGCTGTGGTTCGGCGCGGGCTATGCCGCCAATGTCGCGCTGATCGCCACGCTTCCCCAGCGCGACGACCTGATCATTTATGACGAGCTGATCCACGCCTCGGTCCACGAAGGCCTGCGCCTCGCCCGCGCGGCCACGGTCATGGCCGCCCACAACGATGCCGATGCCTTCGAGGATGCCGCCCGCCAGTGGCGCGCCGCGGGCCACAAGGGCCGCATCTGGCTGGCGGTGGAAAGCCTCTATTCGATGGACGGCGACCGCGCCCCGCTCGACGATCTGGCGCAGGTGGCCCGGCGCCACGGCGGCATTCTGGTGATCGACGAGGCCCATGCCACGGGCGTCTTCGGCCCCGAGGGACGCGGCCTTGCCGCCCATCTCGATGGCCGCCCGGATGTGATCTGCCTGCGCACCTGCGGCAAGGCGCTGGGCGCGGAAGGCGCGCTCGTGTGCGGGCCTGCCATCGTGCGCGATTTCCTCGTCAACCGGGGCCGCCCGTTCATCTTCTCAACCGCGCCCTCGCCGCTGATGGCCAGCGCCGTGCGCGAGGCCTTGCGCATCTGCGCCGACGAGCCCGAACGCCGCGCCGCGCTCGCCGCGCTGATCGACCATGCCGCCACCGTGCTCGGCCCGCTGGGCGCCACGGTTTCGGGCACGCAGGTCATGCCGCTGATCGTGGGCGAGGATGCCCGCACGATGGCGCTCGCCGCTCACCTGCAAGCCGCCGGTTTCGACGTGCGCGGCATTCGCCCGCCCACGGTGCCCGCCGGCACCAGCCGCCTGCGCATCTCGCTCACGCTCAACGCCACCCCCGGCGATGTCGATGCGCTGGCCGCCGCCCTTCGCGAGGTTCTTTGA
- a CDS encoding adenosylmethionine--8-amino-7-oxononanoate transaminase: MSASPVWHPFWQHGLGEPIPMVARAQGAALFLEDGRRVIDGISSWWVTTHGHNHPRIMAAIREQTEKLDQVIFAGWTHEPAEQVARGLISMLPEELTRVFFSDSGSTCVEVALKMALGFWAHRGEPRHRILVLEHSYHGDTIGTMSVGERGVYNAAYGKLLFDVETIPFPTGVGTNTLAALEAACANHADGSHEGGPPAALIVEPLVLGAGGMLFYPPAVLTAMAEICRRHGVLLIADEVMTGFGRTGTMLACEQAGVVPDILCLAKGLTGGSMPLAVTVAQEPIFAAHWSTDRARTFYHSSSYTANPIACAAAVANLAIWREEPVQARIATLATRQQALMARLAPLPGVRAPRTCGTIAAFDVEATDGGYLSNLAPRLMNYFRDAGVLLRPLGNTVYVLPPYCIDETDLARIGDVIEEALATIKS, translated from the coding sequence GTGAGCGCGTCCCCGGTCTGGCACCCGTTCTGGCAGCACGGGCTGGGCGAACCGATCCCGATGGTCGCGCGCGCGCAAGGGGCCGCGCTGTTCCTCGAAGACGGGCGCCGGGTGATCGACGGCATTTCCTCGTGGTGGGTGACCACCCATGGCCACAACCACCCGCGCATCATGGCCGCCATCCGCGAGCAGACCGAAAAGCTCGATCAGGTGATCTTTGCCGGCTGGACGCATGAACCGGCCGAACAGGTGGCGCGCGGGCTGATCTCCATGCTGCCCGAAGAACTGACCCGCGTGTTCTTCTCCGACAGCGGCAGCACCTGCGTCGAAGTGGCGCTCAAGATGGCACTGGGCTTCTGGGCCCACCGGGGCGAACCGCGCCACCGCATCCTCGTGCTCGAACACTCGTATCACGGCGATACCATCGGCACGATGTCGGTGGGCGAACGCGGCGTCTACAACGCGGCCTATGGCAAGCTGCTGTTCGACGTGGAGACGATCCCCTTCCCGACCGGGGTCGGCACCAACACCCTCGCCGCGCTCGAAGCAGCCTGCGCGAACCATGCAGACGGCAGTCACGAGGGCGGCCCGCCCGCCGCGCTGATCGTCGAGCCGCTGGTGCTTGGCGCGGGCGGCATGCTGTTCTATCCCCCCGCCGTGCTCACCGCGATGGCCGAGATCTGCCGCCGCCATGGCGTGCTGCTGATCGCCGACGAGGTGATGACCGGGTTTGGCCGCACGGGCACGATGCTTGCCTGCGAACAGGCCGGGGTTGTGCCCGACATCCTGTGCCTGGCCAAGGGGCTGACCGGGGGCTCGATGCCGCTGGCGGTCACCGTCGCGCAGGAGCCAATCTTTGCCGCCCACTGGTCGACCGACCGCGCGCGCACGTTCTACCATTCGTCGAGCTATACCGCCAATCCGATCGCTTGCGCTGCGGCAGTGGCCAATCTGGCGATCTGGCGCGAGGAACCCGTGCAGGCGCGCATCGCCACCCTCGCCACGCGCCAGCAGGCGCTGATGGCGCGACTCGCTCCGCTTCCCGGCGTGCGCGCCCCGCGCACCTGCGGCACCATCGCAGCCTTCGACGTGGAGGCCACCGACGGGGGCTACCTGTCGAATCTGGCCCCGCGCCTGATGAATTATTTCCGCGATGCGGGCGTCCTGCTGCGGCCACTGGGAAACACGGTCTACGTATTGCCCCCATACTGCATCGACGAAACCGACCTCGCGCGGATCGGCGATGTCATCGAAGAGGCGCTCGCTACGATCAAATCGTAA
- the bioD gene encoding dethiobiotin synthase yields MSRFVVTGTDTGIGKTVFSAGLAGALRAHYWKPVQSGLDEGADRDHVAHLAQLPPELVLEEAYRLTEPLSPHRAAEIDAIQIDPARLSPPALDPLVIEGAGGALVPITRSTLYADLFAWWNLPVIVVARTGLGTINHTLLTIEALRARGVPLHGVAFVGDANDDNEQTIAAMGKIRRLGRLPRLDPLTPETLAAAFAEAFPAEMFL; encoded by the coding sequence ATGTCCCGTTTCGTCGTCACCGGCACCGATACCGGCATCGGCAAGACCGTGTTCAGCGCCGGCCTCGCCGGGGCCCTGCGCGCGCACTACTGGAAGCCCGTCCAGTCGGGCCTCGATGAAGGCGCCGACCGCGATCATGTCGCCCACCTCGCGCAGCTGCCGCCCGAACTCGTGCTCGAAGAGGCCTATCGCCTGACCGAGCCGCTCTCGCCCCATCGCGCCGCCGAAATCGACGCCATCCAGATCGACCCGGCCCGGCTTTCGCCCCCCGCGCTCGATCCGCTGGTGATCGAGGGCGCGGGCGGTGCGCTCGTCCCGATCACGCGCAGCACGCTCTATGCCGACCTGTTCGCCTGGTGGAACCTGCCGGTGATCGTGGTCGCGCGCACGGGCCTTGGCACGATCAACCACACCCTGCTCACCATCGAGGCCCTGCGCGCGCGCGGCGTGCCGCTCCATGGCGTGGCCTTCGTGGGCGATGCCAACGACGACAACGAGCAGACCATCGCCGCGATGGGCAAGATCCGCCGCCTCGGGCGCCTGCCCCGGCTCGACCCGCTCACCCCGGAAACCCTCGCGGCCGCCTTTGCCGAGGCGTTCCCTGCCGAGATGTTCCTGTGA
- a CDS encoding LuxR C-terminal-related transcriptional regulator — MSSSAPSDAILAGLGYGASAVAVVITDPRQSDNPIVDCNAAFEALTGYARSEIVGRNCRFLRGADTDARDSARLRAAIQAVRPALVEILNYRKDGSAFRNAVMIAPIFGPEGELAYFMGSQMEVGSGAPNAAQQDARARVALLSPRQREILGAMAAGRLNKQIAHALGLSERTVKMHRGAVIRALGLRTSAEAIRLAVEAGY; from the coding sequence TTGTCTTCTTCGGCACCATCTGACGCTATTCTGGCCGGTCTGGGCTATGGGGCCAGCGCGGTGGCCGTGGTGATCACCGATCCGCGCCAGAGCGACAATCCCATCGTCGATTGCAATGCCGCGTTCGAGGCGCTGACCGGCTATGCCCGGAGCGAGATCGTCGGGCGCAATTGCCGGTTCCTGCGCGGGGCGGATACCGATGCGCGCGACAGTGCGCGGTTGCGCGCGGCGATTCAGGCGGTGCGGCCCGCGCTGGTCGAGATTCTCAATTATCGCAAGGATGGCAGCGCGTTCCGCAATGCGGTGATGATCGCGCCGATCTTCGGCCCTGAGGGCGAACTGGCCTATTTCATGGGCTCGCAGATGGAGGTGGGCAGCGGGGCGCCCAATGCCGCGCAGCAGGATGCGCGCGCGCGGGTGGCCCTGCTCTCGCCGCGCCAGCGCGAGATTCTCGGGGCCATGGCCGCGGGCAGGCTCAACAAGCAGATCGCCCATGCGTTGGGCCTGTCGGAGCGCACGGTGAAGATGCACCGTGGCGCCGTGATCCGCGCGCTGGGCCTGCGCACGAGTGCCGAAGCCATCCGTCTGGCGGTCGAAGCCGGTTATTGA
- a CDS encoding YdcF family protein produces the protein MFRRIGSALLLVWILGFLWFAWFLPQPAPDGARTQGIVVLTGGGGRIPRALAILRADHATRLLVSGVDRQVRPSEFAAQYDVEPRLMACCITLGFDSVDTRSNAREAAGWIAQYHVRSVRLVTTDWHMRRAAFDLWVATRRNRASPEPAIVRDAVPSHPSLKILFLEYNKLLARMVAWLTGL, from the coding sequence CTGTTCCGCCGCATCGGCTCGGCGCTGCTGCTGGTGTGGATACTGGGCTTCCTGTGGTTCGCCTGGTTCCTGCCCCAGCCCGCGCCCGATGGCGCGCGCACACAGGGCATCGTCGTGCTGACCGGCGGGGGCGGGCGCATCCCGCGCGCACTGGCCATCCTGCGCGCCGACCATGCGACACGCCTGCTGGTCAGCGGGGTGGACCGTCAGGTCCGCCCCAGTGAATTTGCCGCGCAATACGATGTCGAACCCAGGCTGATGGCCTGCTGCATCACGCTCGGCTTCGATTCGGTCGATACCCGCTCCAACGCGCGCGAGGCGGCGGGCTGGATCGCGCAATACCATGTCCGCTCGGTGCGTCTGGTCACCACCGACTGGCACATGCGCCGCGCCGCCTTCGACCTGTGGGTCGCCACGCGCCGCAACCGGGCCTCTCCCGAACCGGCCATCGTGCGCGATGCGGTTCCCTCGCACCCCAGCCTCAAGATCCTGTTTCTGGAATACAACAAGCTGCTGGCCCGGATGGTGGCCTGGCTGACGGGATTGTAA
- a CDS encoding peptidylprolyl isomerase: MTLRFDPFSVARTVALAPVLAPLLAGALALPTGALAAPARHAPVHHASAPAPVPAVAWVALQTDQGRIVVELDGAHAPVSVGNFLHYVDTRHYDGMTFYRAMHLDWGKQPNGLLQGGIRDSRLLFKPIAHEPTNQTGILHKAGTLSLARRAPGTAMADFSILLADMPGLDADPAGTDPDLKLGYAAFGHVVEGMDVVRKIWDQPRSATLGEGVMKGQMLEKPVKVISARRVPEPPPVAAPAPAPAPVP; this comes from the coding sequence ATGACCTTGCGATTCGATCCTTTTTCCGTTGCGCGGACCGTGGCTCTGGCTCCTGTACTGGCCCCCCTGCTGGCTGGCGCCCTGGCCTTGCCCACGGGGGCACTGGCCGCTCCGGCCCGTCATGCGCCTGTTCATCACGCATCTGCGCCTGCTCCGGTGCCTGCTGTCGCCTGGGTGGCCTTGCAGACCGATCAGGGGCGCATCGTGGTCGAACTCGATGGCGCCCATGCGCCGGTCAGCGTGGGCAATTTCCTCCACTACGTCGATACGCGGCACTATGACGGGATGACGTTCTACCGGGCCATGCACCTCGACTGGGGCAAGCAGCCCAATGGCCTGCTGCAAGGCGGGATTCGCGATTCCCGCCTGCTGTTCAAGCCCATCGCGCACGAGCCGACCAACCAGACCGGCATCCTCCACAAGGCGGGCACGCTTTCGCTCGCGCGGCGCGCGCCCGGAACGGCGATGGCCGATTTCTCGATCCTGCTGGCCGACATGCCCGGGCTCGATGCCGATCCGGCGGGGACGGACCCCGATCTCAAGCTCGGCTATGCGGCCTTTGGCCATGTGGTGGAGGGGATGGATGTGGTCCGCAAGATCTGGGACCAGCCGCGCTCGGCCACGCTGGGCGAGGGGGTGATGAAGGGGCAGATGCTCGAAAAGCCGGTGAAAGTGATCAGCGCACGCAGAGTGCCGGAGCCGCCCCCCGTGGCTGCCCCGGCACCCGCGCCTGCACCTGTTCCCTGA